The following proteins are co-located in the Microbacterium immunditiarum genome:
- a CDS encoding SDR family oxidoreductase, producing MTDTTTSGAPLAGKTILMSGGSRGIGLAIALRAARDGANIAILAKTDTPHPKLEGTVHSAAEAIREAGGTALPIVGDVRNDDDVTEAVLQTQGEFGGIDIVVNNASVIDLSRSLDLSTKKYDLMQDINVRGTFMLSRAAIPMLKEAENPHILSLSPPLNLSPRWMGAHTGYTLAKYGMTMATLGFAAEFAADGIAANTLWPRTTIATAAVQFALGGDRMMKVSRTPEVYADAAYEVLTKPSREFTGQTLIVEDVLEAAGVTDFSGYAAVPGTPDEELFPDIFLD from the coding sequence ATGACCGACACGACCACGTCCGGCGCACCGCTCGCCGGCAAGACGATCCTCATGTCGGGCGGCAGCCGCGGCATCGGCCTCGCGATCGCGCTGCGCGCGGCCCGCGACGGCGCGAACATCGCGATCCTCGCGAAGACCGACACCCCGCACCCGAAGCTCGAGGGCACCGTGCACAGCGCCGCCGAGGCCATCCGCGAGGCCGGCGGAACCGCGCTGCCGATCGTGGGCGACGTGCGCAACGACGACGACGTGACCGAGGCCGTGCTTCAGACGCAGGGCGAGTTCGGCGGCATCGACATCGTCGTGAACAACGCGTCGGTCATCGACCTCTCGCGCTCGCTCGACCTGTCGACGAAGAAGTACGACCTCATGCAGGACATCAACGTGCGCGGGACCTTCATGCTCTCGCGCGCCGCGATCCCGATGCTCAAGGAGGCGGAGAACCCGCACATCCTGTCGCTGTCGCCGCCGCTGAATCTCTCGCCTCGCTGGATGGGAGCCCACACCGGGTACACGCTGGCGAAGTACGGCATGACGATGGCGACGCTCGGCTTCGCGGCGGAGTTCGCCGCCGACGGCATCGCCGCGAACACGCTGTGGCCGCGCACGACGATCGCGACCGCCGCCGTGCAGTTCGCGCTCGGCGGCGACCGGATGATGAAGGTCAGCCGCACGCCGGAGGTCTACGCGGATGCCGCGTACGAGGTGCTGACGAAGCCCTCCCGCGAGTTCACGGGGCAGACGCTCATCGTCGAGGACGTGCTGGAGGCCGCCGGTGTGACGGACTTCTCCGGGTACGCGGCCGTGCCTGGCACGCCAGATGAGGAGCTGTTCCCCGACATCTTCCTGGACTGA
- a CDS encoding enoyl-CoA hydratase/isomerase family protein, which produces MDPILFRVDDGLARITLNRPQRLNAFDPDLAHAWAEVTAEATSRDDVGAILLEGTGGSFCAGGDVQAMAAGGVAAGEDISRLAEVISRGIRSLTESSVPIVAAAHGTTAGGGLGILMTSDYAIVGADSRIGSLYANIGLTPDLSVSAQLARAIGERRALQLVLQARLLSATEALEWGLVAEVVSAEDPGDIADRVKARAEEVARFWLAGAYRAYGEAKRLIRSQPSRSFADHLSEEARTIGAMFDTPDAQTRIAAFAAASGSRRSSAPESQEKA; this is translated from the coding sequence ATGGATCCGATCCTGTTCCGCGTCGACGACGGCCTCGCCCGCATCACGCTCAACCGACCGCAGCGGCTCAACGCGTTCGACCCCGACCTCGCACACGCGTGGGCCGAGGTCACCGCTGAGGCGACGTCCCGCGACGACGTGGGCGCGATCCTGCTCGAGGGCACGGGCGGCTCGTTCTGCGCCGGAGGCGACGTGCAGGCGATGGCGGCCGGCGGAGTGGCCGCCGGTGAGGACATCAGCCGGCTCGCGGAGGTGATCAGCCGGGGCATCCGTTCTCTCACCGAGTCCTCGGTCCCTATCGTTGCGGCGGCGCACGGCACGACCGCGGGCGGTGGCCTCGGCATCCTCATGACGAGCGACTACGCGATCGTGGGCGCTGACTCGCGGATCGGCAGCCTCTACGCGAACATCGGCCTCACCCCCGACCTGTCCGTCTCTGCGCAGCTCGCACGCGCCATCGGCGAGCGTCGCGCGCTCCAGCTCGTGCTGCAGGCGCGCCTGCTGAGCGCGACCGAGGCGCTCGAGTGGGGCCTCGTCGCCGAGGTCGTCTCGGCCGAAGACCCCGGAGACATCGCCGACCGCGTCAAGGCGCGCGCCGAAGAGGTCGCCCGGTTCTGGCTCGCGGGCGCCTACCGAGCGTACGGCGAGGCTAAGCGCCTCATCCGCTCGCAGCCGTCGAGGTCGTTCGCCGATCACCTCTCCGAAGAGGCGCGCACGATCGGCGCGATGTTCGACACCCCCGACGCTCAGACCCGCATCGCGGCGTTCGCCGCCGCATCCGGGTCTCGTCGCTCTTCCGCACCCGAGTCCCAGGAGAAGGCATGA
- a CDS encoding DUF488 domain-containing protein: MDLRLKRVYDDASPDDGFRVLVDRLWPRGVSKERAAVDLWAKDVAPSTELRKRFHNEGMTWDAFAGAYRSELAGPAAEALAQLRIEAARHPVTTLLYSVHDPEQNHAALLREELEAASGS, translated from the coding sequence ATGGACCTCCGACTCAAGCGCGTCTATGACGACGCATCGCCCGACGACGGATTCCGCGTGCTCGTGGACCGGCTGTGGCCGCGCGGCGTCTCGAAGGAGCGCGCCGCCGTCGACCTGTGGGCGAAGGACGTCGCACCGTCGACGGAGCTGCGCAAGCGGTTCCACAACGAGGGCATGACGTGGGACGCGTTCGCCGGCGCGTATCGCTCGGAGCTCGCCGGCCCCGCCGCCGAGGCGCTCGCCCAGCTGCGCATCGAAGCGGCGCGGCATCCGGTCACCACCCTGCTCTACAGCGTGCACGACCCCGAGCAGAACCACGCGGCACTGCTGCGTGAGGAGCTCGAAGCGGCCTCGGGCTCCTAG
- a CDS encoding aminoglycoside 3'-phosphotransferase — MSIPPEPLATPERVTELARGAAVEPVWINDYGGLAFRTGDGRFIKHGPHNAETSFAGEAERLTWAAAYTPVPRVLELGGDDTHEWLVTEAMPGLSAVDPRWIAEPETAVRAIGEGLRALHEALPVDECPFDWMVDSRVENAAGRGIRVPDELREAPPVDRLVVCHGDACCPNTLIGDDGRWTAHVDLGALGVADRWADIAVAAMSTGWNYGPGWEETLLAAYGIAPDRERLRYYKELWNAT; from the coding sequence ATGTCGATCCCGCCCGAGCCGCTCGCGACCCCGGAGCGGGTGACCGAGCTCGCGCGCGGCGCCGCGGTCGAGCCGGTGTGGATCAACGACTACGGCGGGCTGGCGTTCCGCACCGGCGACGGCCGGTTCATCAAGCACGGGCCGCACAACGCGGAGACGTCGTTCGCCGGCGAGGCGGAGCGGCTCACGTGGGCCGCGGCGTACACGCCCGTGCCGCGCGTGCTCGAGCTCGGCGGCGATGACACGCACGAGTGGCTCGTGACCGAGGCGATGCCCGGACTCTCGGCGGTCGATCCGCGCTGGATCGCGGAGCCCGAGACGGCTGTGCGGGCGATCGGGGAAGGGCTTCGCGCACTGCACGAGGCGCTGCCGGTCGACGAGTGCCCGTTCGATTGGATGGTGGACTCCCGCGTCGAGAACGCGGCGGGGCGGGGCATCCGTGTTCCCGACGAGCTTCGCGAGGCGCCGCCCGTCGACCGGCTCGTCGTCTGCCACGGAGACGCATGCTGCCCGAACACGCTCATCGGCGACGACGGCCGGTGGACGGCGCACGTCGACCTCGGAGCGCTCGGGGTCGCGGACCGCTGGGCCGACATCGCGGTGGCGGCCATGAGCACCGGGTGGAACTATGGGCCCGGGTGGGAGGAGACGCTCCTCGCCGCGTACGGCATCGCGCCGGATCGCGAGCGCCTCCGCTATTACAAGGAGCTCTGGAACGCGACATGA
- a CDS encoding SRPBCC family protein: protein MTTSGPRGTVTAIDGKPNLVLTRTFDAPIAQVWAMCTDSGRLERWIGRWEGDPSAGAVDFFMTAESPDAPPSRTVIHVCEPPRRLILETSGDVGGWHLWLELDDSGEGDTATMLTFGHRLAPEDDVGSIGPGWEYYLDRLVAAFEGSEVGAIAFDDYFPALQPYYEKLVAAG, encoded by the coding sequence ATGACGACCTCTGGGCCACGCGGCACCGTCACCGCGATCGACGGCAAGCCGAACCTCGTGCTGACGCGCACGTTCGACGCGCCGATCGCGCAGGTATGGGCGATGTGCACCGACTCCGGGCGACTGGAGCGCTGGATCGGACGGTGGGAGGGCGACCCCTCGGCCGGTGCGGTCGACTTCTTCATGACGGCGGAAAGCCCGGATGCCCCGCCCTCCCGCACCGTCATCCACGTGTGCGAGCCGCCGCGGCGCCTCATCCTCGAGACCTCGGGCGACGTCGGCGGGTGGCACCTGTGGCTCGAGCTCGACGACTCCGGGGAGGGCGACACCGCGACGATGCTGACGTTCGGGCACCGGCTCGCGCCGGAGGACGACGTCGGGTCGATCGGCCCCGGCTGGGAGTACTACCTCGACCGGCTCGTCGCCGCGTTCGAGGGGAGCGAGGTCGGCGCGATCGCGTTCGACGACTACTTCCCCGCGCTGCAGCCGTACTACGAGAAGCTCGTGGCGGCGGGCTGA
- a CDS encoding energy-coupling factor transporter transmembrane component T family protein: MSLIAADLRHSRLADVNPVAKLAAALIMSVTLLMSIDPVSAGVTLAATLVLLPFAGLTARQLWYRLWPIVVGAGIAAIATVLYGRPSGTMYVEWGILRISDGSIDLALSIFLRVLAIAVPSVVLFATTDPTDLADGLAQILKLPARFVIGALAGLRLVGLLIEDWRELSLARRARGVADAGRLRRLAGQSFALLVLAIRRGTKLATAMEARGFGGSGPRTWARPSRLRWRDAGIVAIAIAIAAASVIAAIAAGTWRFILGL; the protein is encoded by the coding sequence ATGAGCCTCATCGCCGCCGACCTGCGCCACTCCCGCCTCGCGGACGTCAACCCGGTCGCGAAGCTCGCCGCCGCGCTCATCATGTCGGTGACGCTCCTCATGTCGATCGACCCCGTGTCGGCGGGGGTCACGCTCGCGGCGACCCTCGTGCTGCTGCCGTTCGCGGGGCTCACCGCGCGTCAGCTGTGGTACCGCCTGTGGCCGATCGTCGTCGGGGCGGGCATCGCCGCCATCGCGACGGTTCTCTACGGACGACCCTCGGGAACGATGTACGTCGAGTGGGGGATCCTGCGCATCAGCGACGGCTCGATCGATCTCGCGCTCTCGATCTTCCTGCGCGTGCTCGCCATCGCGGTGCCGAGCGTCGTCCTCTTCGCCACGACCGACCCGACCGACCTCGCCGACGGGCTCGCGCAGATCCTCAAGCTTCCGGCGCGGTTCGTGATCGGCGCGCTCGCGGGGCTGCGCCTCGTTGGGCTGCTCATCGAGGACTGGCGGGAACTCTCGCTCGCACGTCGAGCACGAGGGGTCGCGGATGCCGGGCGCCTCCGCCGACTCGCGGGTCAGTCGTTCGCGCTGCTCGTCCTCGCGATCCGCCGCGGCACGAAGCTCGCGACCGCCATGGAGGCGCGCGGGTTCGGGGGGAGCGGGCCCCGAACGTGGGCGCGGCCGTCGAGGCTGCGGTGGCGAGACGCCGGGATCGTCGCGATCGCGATCGCGATCGCCGCGGCATCCGTCATCGCCGCGATCGCCGCGGGCACGTGGCGATTCATCCTCGGACTCTGA
- a CDS encoding ATP-binding cassette domain-containing protein — translation MTGVHVVARGWGWRHAGRRRWAVAGLDLDIAPGERVLLLGASGSGKSTLLRGLAGVLGDAEDGEVAGELTIDGVAPAHARGKAGLVLQDPDAQVILARVGDDVAFACENLAVSPDEIWRRVDDALDAVGLDVGRDRSTSQLSGGQKQRLALAGVLAMRPGLVLLDEPTANLDPAGTVEVRDAVLAVAERTGATLVVVEHRVELWAEHVDRVIVLAEPGSGEGVLADGQPAQVFRSHERELTDAGVWVPCVPPAFSRRPLTAAPGETLLTADGLAVGRRPFGAKEARVAASGISLSVEAARALAITGPNGAGKSTLAATLAGLLPPVGGDVRATEVLRAGARGAAPHEWRSRELLTRIGTVFQDPEHQLLTTRVRDELAVGPRAMGLGEAETAARVEPLLERLRLTRLAAVNPFTLSGGEKRRLTVAAALATRPRVLVLDEPTYGQDARTWRELAALVDEVRAEGTAVVFVSHDRALVDALADVELALGAGAAP, via the coding sequence GTGACGGGCGTCCACGTCGTCGCTCGGGGGTGGGGCTGGCGCCACGCCGGACGGCGGCGCTGGGCCGTCGCAGGCCTCGACCTCGACATCGCTCCCGGCGAGCGGGTGCTGCTGCTCGGGGCGAGCGGCTCGGGCAAGAGCACGCTCCTGCGGGGCCTGGCGGGCGTGCTCGGCGACGCCGAGGACGGCGAGGTCGCCGGTGAGCTGACGATCGACGGCGTGGCGCCCGCGCACGCGCGCGGCAAGGCGGGGCTCGTGCTGCAGGACCCCGACGCGCAGGTCATCCTCGCGCGGGTGGGCGACGACGTCGCGTTCGCGTGCGAGAACCTCGCCGTTTCCCCCGACGAGATCTGGCGCCGCGTCGACGACGCCCTCGACGCCGTCGGGCTCGATGTCGGGCGGGATCGCTCGACGTCCCAGCTCTCCGGCGGGCAGAAGCAGCGCCTGGCGCTCGCGGGCGTGCTCGCGATGCGTCCCGGCCTCGTGCTGCTCGACGAGCCGACCGCGAACCTCGACCCCGCGGGCACGGTCGAGGTGCGCGACGCCGTGCTCGCGGTCGCCGAGCGCACGGGCGCCACGCTCGTGGTGGTCGAGCACCGCGTCGAACTGTGGGCCGAGCACGTCGACCGGGTGATCGTGCTCGCCGAGCCGGGCAGTGGCGAAGGCGTGCTCGCCGACGGGCAGCCTGCGCAGGTCTTCCGATCGCATGAGCGAGAGCTGACGGATGCCGGGGTCTGGGTGCCGTGCGTGCCGCCGGCGTTCTCGCGGCGGCCGCTCACGGCAGCTCCCGGCGAGACGCTCCTCACCGCGGACGGGCTCGCGGTCGGCCGGAGGCCGTTCGGCGCGAAGGAGGCGCGGGTCGCGGCATCCGGCATCTCCCTCTCCGTCGAGGCCGCTCGCGCGCTCGCGATCACGGGGCCCAACGGCGCGGGGAAGTCCACGCTCGCCGCGACCCTCGCAGGACTGCTGCCGCCGGTCGGCGGGGACGTGCGCGCGACCGAGGTCCTGCGCGCGGGCGCGCGCGGCGCGGCGCCGCATGAGTGGCGCTCGCGCGAGCTGCTCACGCGGATCGGGACGGTGTTCCAGGACCCCGAGCACCAGCTGCTCACGACCCGCGTGCGCGATGAGCTCGCGGTCGGGCCGCGCGCGATGGGGCTCGGGGAGGCCGAGACAGCCGCACGCGTCGAGCCGCTGCTCGAGCGCCTGCGGCTCACGCGCCTCGCGGCGGTGAACCCCTTCACGTTGTCAGGCGGCGAGAAGCGTCGCCTCACGGTCGCCGCCGCGCTCGCGACGAGGCCCCGCGTGCTCGTGCTCGACGAGCCGACGTACGGTCAGGACGCACGCACGTGGCGCGAGCTCGCGGCGCTCGTCGACGAGGTGCGCGCCGAGGGGACCGCCGTCGTGTTCGTGTCGCATGACCGCGCGCTCGTCGACGCGCTCGCCGACGTGGAGCTCGCTCTCGGGGCGGGGGCGGCGCCGTGA
- a CDS encoding ECF transporter S component produces the protein MHTSTSTSASHVAHRFRWRVVDIVVASVIGVAAGVLFWLWGLAWPGLDSVLSFTPGLSGLLAGGWLFAGVLGGLIIRKPGAAIYTEVVAAVVSMALGTQWAFLTLVWGLVQGAAAELGFAILLYANWRLLGALTSGALAGIAVGLLDTSFSSVAALSFEARVAYFVSAVVSGIVIAGLLSWVIAKALAATGALDRFAAGREARAREAEPSDAA, from the coding sequence ATGCACACGTCCACGTCAACGTCCGCGTCGCACGTCGCCCACCGTTTCCGGTGGCGCGTCGTCGACATCGTCGTCGCCAGCGTCATCGGTGTCGCGGCGGGAGTCCTGTTCTGGCTGTGGGGCCTCGCGTGGCCCGGCCTCGACAGCGTGCTCTCGTTCACGCCGGGGCTGTCCGGCCTGCTCGCCGGCGGCTGGCTGTTCGCCGGAGTGCTCGGCGGGCTCATCATCCGCAAGCCCGGCGCGGCCATCTACACCGAGGTCGTCGCGGCCGTGGTGTCGATGGCGCTGGGCACGCAGTGGGCCTTCCTCACACTCGTGTGGGGGCTCGTGCAGGGGGCGGCGGCCGAGCTCGGCTTCGCGATCCTGCTGTACGCCAACTGGCGGCTGCTCGGCGCGCTCACGTCGGGCGCGCTCGCCGGCATCGCGGTGGGCCTCCTCGACACGAGCTTCTCGTCGGTCGCGGCCCTGTCCTTCGAGGCCCGCGTCGCGTACTTCGTGTCGGCCGTCGTCTCGGGCATCGTCATCGCCGGCCTGCTGTCGTGGGTCATCGCGAAGGCGCTCGCGGCGACCGGAGCGCTCGATCGCTTCGCCGCCGGCCGGGAGGCGAGGGCGCGCGAGGCAGAGCCCTCCGACGCTGCGTGA
- a CDS encoding D-alanyl-D-alanine carboxypeptidase has protein sequence MSLADTPPPSRRALRAARMEASGSATGPEGPDKTPKEPIVEAGAAGLGEGPIESVPDAAPPAPAEPFVAPPMSAAPAAASAESVFGAPSPVGTDSGPLQLEDLFGLGDGEERPARSTVTRPNYARTSAPEPVFAFTASAAPVSPTSPVESVPAAEPTLTMPRAREAEVAPVTATQTLATSGDEEPAERSRVALTWVDEASVALGWRVGPDLATATSPYVPVENDLLANPPRRSPFRPGVLAPAGATAAFLAAYAATTLLWPLHAVAPTVESIQVESVPAAATALPWPGVGGAAVSVRGVGAVASSADAVPMASITKVVTALVVLEEMPLSPGEQGPEFRFGWGDRSRYWNYRANGESALDVPVGGSLTQYQLLEGMLIGSANNYADRLAGNLWPSDSVFADAAMRWLTAHGVNGVTVVEPTGMDPGNTASPDSLLVLADKALANPVIAEIVAKPSVELPGAGLVENTNGLLADPGVIGIKTGTLDMWNLLSAKNLTIGDTVVRVTASVLGQPDDGARLQASRALYAQVEQELQPRPSVAAGTTAGIVETKWGEQVDIVTAGDASVILWNGGAATVESTFSLGESREKGDKVGTLSVAGPLDSTEVELELAEEVEGPSAWWRLTHPLDLFGLSG, from the coding sequence GTGAGCCTCGCCGACACGCCTCCCCCCTCGCGCCGCGCCCTGCGCGCCGCGCGGATGGAGGCCTCCGGCTCGGCGACGGGCCCGGAAGGCCCTGACAAGACGCCGAAAGAGCCGATCGTCGAGGCCGGTGCGGCGGGTCTCGGTGAGGGTCCGATCGAGAGCGTTCCGGATGCCGCGCCCCCGGCGCCCGCGGAGCCCTTCGTCGCACCGCCCATGTCGGCGGCCCCTGCCGCGGCATCCGCGGAGTCCGTGTTCGGCGCGCCGTCCCCGGTCGGCACCGACTCGGGTCCCCTGCAGCTGGAAGACCTGTTCGGGCTCGGCGACGGCGAGGAGCGCCCGGCGCGCTCGACGGTGACTCGCCCCAACTACGCCCGGACGAGCGCCCCGGAGCCCGTGTTCGCCTTCACCGCCTCGGCCGCGCCCGTGTCGCCCACCTCGCCGGTCGAGTCCGTGCCCGCGGCGGAGCCCACGCTCACAATGCCACGCGCACGAGAGGCCGAGGTGGCGCCCGTCACGGCGACGCAGACCCTCGCGACGTCCGGCGACGAGGAGCCGGCCGAGCGCAGTCGCGTCGCACTCACGTGGGTGGACGAGGCATCCGTCGCCCTCGGCTGGCGTGTCGGCCCCGACCTTGCGACCGCGACCAGCCCGTATGTGCCGGTCGAGAACGACCTCCTCGCGAACCCGCCTCGCCGGTCGCCGTTCCGCCCCGGAGTGCTCGCGCCCGCCGGAGCCACCGCCGCGTTCCTCGCCGCGTACGCCGCGACGACGCTCCTGTGGCCGCTTCATGCGGTCGCGCCGACGGTGGAGAGCATCCAGGTCGAGTCGGTGCCCGCGGCCGCGACCGCGCTGCCGTGGCCCGGCGTCGGCGGCGCCGCGGTCTCGGTGCGCGGTGTCGGCGCGGTGGCGTCGAGCGCGGACGCGGTCCCGATGGCCAGCATCACCAAGGTCGTCACGGCGCTCGTCGTGCTCGAGGAGATGCCTCTCTCCCCCGGTGAGCAGGGCCCGGAGTTCCGGTTCGGATGGGGCGACCGCAGCCGGTACTGGAACTACCGCGCGAACGGCGAGTCCGCGCTCGACGTGCCCGTCGGCGGCTCGCTCACGCAGTACCAGCTGCTCGAGGGCATGCTCATCGGCTCGGCGAACAACTACGCTGACCGGCTCGCGGGCAACCTGTGGCCCTCCGACTCGGTGTTCGCCGACGCGGCGATGAGGTGGCTGACGGCGCACGGTGTCAACGGCGTCACCGTCGTCGAGCCCACCGGCATGGATCCGGGCAACACCGCGAGTCCGGATTCGCTGCTCGTGCTCGCCGACAAGGCCCTCGCGAACCCCGTGATCGCCGAGATCGTCGCCAAGCCGTCCGTCGAGCTGCCCGGTGCCGGGCTCGTCGAGAACACGAACGGCCTCCTCGCCGATCCGGGCGTGATCGGCATCAAGACCGGGACGCTCGACATGTGGAACCTGCTCTCGGCGAAGAACCTCACGATCGGCGACACGGTGGTGCGCGTCACCGCGTCGGTGCTCGGTCAGCCCGACGACGGGGCCCGCCTCCAGGCGTCGCGCGCCCTGTACGCCCAGGTCGAGCAGGAGCTCCAGCCGCGGCCGTCGGTGGCCGCCGGCACGACGGCGGGGATCGTCGAGACGAAGTGGGGCGAGCAGGTCGACATCGTGACGGCAGGGGACGCGAGCGTCATCCTCTGGAACGGCGGTGCAGCGACGGTGGAGTCGACGTTCTCGCTCGGCGAGTCGCGCGAGAAGGGCGACAAGGTCGGAACGCTGTCGGTCGCCGGTCCACTCGACTCGACCGAGGTCGAGCTCGAGCTCGCCGAAGAGGTCGAGGGGCCGAGCGCGTGGTGGCGTCTCACGCATCCGCTCGATCTGTTCGGGCTCAGCGGCTGA
- a CDS encoding SLC13 family permease, with the protein MDPIIAVFVILALAIVAFVSGKVPIGTVAVGVALALWATGVLTLPEALSGFGDPTVIFIASLFVVSESLDATGVTVWIAQRVVGRAGTDRLRLTIVIGVIVAVLTAFISINGAVAALLPVVVVVAVRAGIVPSRLLIPLAFAASAGSLLTLTGTPVNVLVSDAAAHAGGRPFGFFEFALVGLPVLVCTIAVVALGGRRLLPDREPEHLGGAADAGEKARMLRESYAVDLDTHALFSAQEGVIEVLIAPRSTLIGREVYPGMTTREEDLVILAVRRGGGAPDAASAPSRSLILEAGDAVLVQGPWGALERYARSRDVIAVTPPQTLQRAVPLGRGARRALVVLGLMVALLATGIVPPAVAGLLAAGALVLTRVLTVPQVYRAVSWTTIVLIAGMIPLSSAFVSTGAAALVADGVLALTGRTSPLLALLVVCVVTMVLGQFISNVATVLVVMPIAASLAQTTGVSVQPFMMALTVAGAAAFLTPIATPVNLMVMQPGGYRFGDYWRLGLPLMIVFLAFSVLYVPLVWPF; encoded by the coding sequence GTGGATCCCATCATCGCGGTCTTCGTGATCCTCGCGCTGGCGATCGTCGCGTTCGTCTCGGGCAAGGTGCCGATCGGCACGGTGGCGGTCGGCGTCGCGCTCGCGCTGTGGGCGACCGGTGTGCTCACCCTCCCCGAGGCCCTGTCGGGATTCGGCGATCCGACGGTGATCTTCATCGCTTCGCTGTTCGTCGTGAGCGAGTCACTCGATGCGACCGGTGTCACGGTGTGGATCGCGCAGCGGGTCGTCGGTCGCGCCGGCACGGACCGGCTGCGCCTCACGATCGTGATCGGCGTCATCGTTGCCGTGCTCACGGCGTTCATCAGCATCAACGGCGCGGTTGCCGCACTGCTCCCCGTCGTCGTGGTGGTGGCGGTGCGCGCGGGCATCGTTCCGTCGCGCCTGCTCATCCCTCTCGCGTTCGCCGCGAGCGCGGGATCGCTGCTGACACTCACCGGAACCCCGGTCAACGTCCTCGTCTCGGATGCGGCGGCCCACGCCGGCGGCCGCCCGTTCGGGTTCTTCGAGTTCGCGCTCGTCGGGCTCCCCGTGCTGGTCTGCACGATCGCCGTCGTCGCGCTCGGCGGCCGGAGGCTGCTGCCGGACCGGGAGCCCGAGCACCTCGGCGGGGCCGCGGACGCGGGTGAGAAGGCGCGGATGTTGCGCGAGAGCTACGCCGTCGACCTCGACACGCATGCGCTCTTCAGCGCGCAGGAGGGCGTCATCGAGGTGCTCATCGCGCCGCGGTCCACGCTCATCGGCCGCGAGGTGTACCCGGGCATGACGACGCGGGAAGAGGACCTCGTGATCCTTGCCGTCAGGCGAGGGGGCGGGGCGCCGGATGCCGCATCCGCTCCGTCCCGCTCCCTCATACTCGAGGCCGGCGACGCCGTGCTCGTGCAGGGGCCGTGGGGCGCGCTCGAGCGCTACGCCCGCTCGCGCGACGTGATCGCCGTGACCCCGCCGCAGACCCTGCAACGGGCTGTGCCGCTCGGGCGAGGCGCGAGGCGCGCGCTGGTGGTCCTCGGTCTGATGGTCGCGCTCCTCGCGACCGGCATCGTGCCGCCCGCGGTCGCGGGGCTGCTCGCCGCGGGCGCGCTCGTGCTGACGCGGGTGCTCACCGTGCCGCAGGTCTACCGCGCGGTCTCGTGGACGACGATCGTGCTCATCGCCGGCATGATCCCGCTGTCGAGCGCGTTCGTCTCGACCGGGGCCGCGGCACTCGTCGCCGACGGTGTGCTCGCTCTCACCGGCCGCACCTCGCCGCTGCTCGCACTGCTGGTGGTGTGCGTCGTCACGATGGTCCTGGGTCAGTTCATCTCGAACGTCGCGACGGTCCTCGTTGTCATGCCGATCGCCGCGTCACTGGCCCAGACGACGGGAGTAAGCGTCCAGCCGTTCATGATGGCCCTCACCGTCGCGGGCGCCGCGGCGTTCCTCACGCCGATCGCGACGCCGGTGAACCTCATGGTCATGCAGCCCGGAGGGTACCGGTTCGGCGACTATTGGCGACTGGGGCTGCCGCTCATGATCGTCTTCCTGGCGTTCTCCGTGCTGTACGTGCCGCTCGTGTGGCCGTTCTGA
- a CDS encoding DnaJ domain-containing protein, with protein MFDSPLSASAYEVLGVDPTVDEESLRRAYRLRLRQTHPDTGGDAAVFVQVQRAWELVGTPVARAAYDRGHGFGAASAPEWSGFRPPVRTQTRDTRPRARSFGHPGGWRRERYLDLIREWAGRGVTLDDPYDPALVRSAPHHLKRLLADALAEEATARIVSDLGMGYTVWHDVVADERDPDAKLDHIVLGPSGLYGVLSEDFGGPVRLRRGELIGEGVSGSPIAELVRSMRAVARAARVRFGGAIVVLPDEDLEQAITEVGRVKGVPVAVVSRSGLATVMRRGMTGAREIGGNEVFDVRTRLQQTVRFA; from the coding sequence GTGTTCGACAGTCCGCTCTCGGCGTCGGCGTACGAAGTGCTCGGGGTCGACCCGACCGTCGACGAGGAGTCGCTGCGCCGCGCATACCGCCTGCGGCTGCGCCAGACCCACCCCGACACGGGCGGCGACGCCGCGGTGTTCGTGCAGGTGCAGCGCGCGTGGGAGCTCGTCGGCACGCCCGTCGCGCGTGCCGCCTACGACCGCGGTCACGGGTTCGGCGCGGCATCCGCCCCCGAATGGTCGGGCTTCCGCCCGCCGGTGCGGACCCAGACTCGCGACACCCGTCCCCGTGCGCGCTCGTTCGGGCACCCCGGCGGCTGGCGCCGCGAGCGCTACCTCGACCTCATCCGCGAGTGGGCGGGCCGCGGCGTGACGCTCGACGACCCGTACGACCCCGCGCTCGTGCGGTCGGCGCCGCACCACCTCAAGAGGCTCCTCGCGGACGCGCTCGCCGAAGAGGCGACCGCCCGCATCGTGTCGGATCTCGGCATGGGCTACACCGTCTGGCATGACGTCGTCGCAGACGAACGCGACCCCGACGCCAAGCTCGACCACATCGTGCTCGGCCCGAGCGGCCTCTACGGCGTGCTGTCGGAGGACTTCGGCGGGCCCGTGCGCCTGCGCCGTGGCGAGCTCATCGGCGAGGGAGTGAGCGGATCCCCGATCGCCGAGCTCGTGCGGAGCATGCGCGCGGTGGCCCGCGCCGCTCGCGTGCGCTTCGGAGGCGCGATCGTCGTGCTCCCCGACGAGGACCTCGAGCAGGCGATCACCGAGGTCGGGCGGGTCAAGGGGGTCCCGGTCGCCGTCGTCTCCCGCAGCGGGCTGGCGACGGTCATGCGACGCGGGATGACGGGCGCGCGCGAGATCGGCGGCAACGAGGTCTTCGACGTGCGCACTCGCCTGCAGCAGACCGTGCGCTTCGCCTGA